From Priestia aryabhattai, one genomic window encodes:
- the buk gene encoding butyrate kinase, which produces MHEYRMLIINPGSTSTKIGVFHNDKPIFDRTIRYDAQQMNQFETIYAQYEFRKNSILEALDEEGINLSKLSAVCGRGGLLRPIEGGTYEVNQAMLKDLKDGYAGHHASNLGGILAFEIASGLNIPAYIVDPVVVDELSDIARISGTPFMERKSIFHALNQKSVARKVAKEMNSTYEQMNVIVTHMGGGITVGVHRCGKVIDVNNGLHGDGPFSPERAGGVPVGELVRLCFSGQYYREEIMKMLVGKGGLVGYLGTSDVQKIEALMKNGNEKAKLIYEAMAYQISKEIGAASTVLHGKVDAIILTGGIAYSKAFVELIIDHVKWIADVIVYPGENELQALAEGALRVLTGEEEVKEYKGA; this is translated from the coding sequence ATGCACGAATATCGAATGCTGATAATAAATCCGGGTTCAACGTCCACAAAAATTGGCGTGTTTCACAACGATAAACCAATTTTTGACCGAACAATCCGCTACGATGCACAGCAAATGAATCAGTTTGAGACGATATATGCACAGTATGAGTTCCGTAAAAACTCGATTTTAGAGGCACTTGATGAAGAAGGGATTAATTTATCTAAATTAAGTGCAGTATGTGGAAGAGGAGGGCTTTTACGCCCGATTGAAGGCGGCACATACGAAGTAAATCAAGCCATGCTCAAAGATTTAAAAGACGGTTACGCCGGCCATCATGCTTCAAATTTAGGCGGGATTTTAGCGTTTGAGATTGCGTCTGGATTAAATATTCCAGCGTACATTGTTGATCCAGTTGTGGTAGATGAGCTGAGTGACATCGCTCGTATCTCAGGAACTCCTTTTATGGAAAGGAAAAGCATCTTTCACGCGCTGAATCAAAAATCGGTTGCTCGAAAAGTGGCTAAAGAAATGAATAGCACATATGAACAAATGAACGTTATTGTTACCCATATGGGTGGAGGCATTACAGTTGGGGTTCACAGGTGCGGAAAAGTAATTGATGTGAACAATGGCCTGCACGGCGACGGTCCTTTTAGTCCAGAGCGGGCTGGCGGTGTACCGGTTGGTGAATTAGTTCGCCTTTGCTTTTCAGGTCAGTATTACCGCGAGGAGATTATGAAAATGCTTGTGGGAAAAGGCGGGCTTGTTGGCTATTTAGGCACATCCGACGTGCAGAAAATCGAAGCGCTAATGAAAAATGGAAACGAAAAAGCCAAGCTTATCTACGAAGCAATGGCCTATCAAATTTCAAAGGAAATTGGAGCTGCCAGTACGGTTTTGCATGGGAAAGTAGATGCCATTATTTTAACGGGAGGCATTGCTTATTCAAAGGCGTTTGTTGAGCTGATTATTGATCATGTAAAGTGGATTGCAGATGTCATTGTTTATCCTGGAGAAAATGAGCTTCAAGCGCTAGCTGAAGGAGCTCTCCGAGTGCTTACAGGTGAAGAAGAAGTGAAGGAATATAAAGGCGCTTAA
- the bcd gene encoding branched-chain amino acid dehydrogenase, whose protein sequence is MKIFDYMETYDYEQLLFCQDKDSGLKAIIAIHDTTIGPALGGTRMWTYESEEAAIEDALRLSRGMTYKNAAAGLNLGGGKTVIIGDPRKDKNEAMFRAFGRFIQGLNGRYITAEDVGTTVEDMDIVYEETDYVTGVSPAFGSSGNPSPVTAYGVYRGIKAAAKEAFGTDMLEGKVVAVQGVGNVAYNLCRHLHEEGAKLIVTDINKEAVQRAVEEFGAQAVDPNDIYGVECDIYAPCALGATINDETIPQIKAKVIAGAANNQLKETRHGDLIHELGIVYAPDYVINAGGVINVADELVGYNRERALKKVEGIYDNIEKVVEISKRDGIPTYLAADRLAEERIEKLRRSRSQFLQNGQHILSRRHTR, encoded by the coding sequence ATGAAAATTTTTGACTATATGGAAACATACGATTATGAGCAGTTATTATTTTGCCAAGATAAAGATTCAGGCTTAAAAGCCATTATTGCGATTCACGATACAACAATTGGACCAGCTCTAGGCGGTACGAGAATGTGGACGTATGAATCAGAAGAGGCTGCAATTGAAGATGCGCTTCGTTTATCACGCGGAATGACGTATAAAAATGCAGCAGCAGGCTTGAATTTAGGAGGAGGGAAAACGGTTATTATCGGAGATCCTCGCAAAGACAAAAATGAAGCGATGTTCCGTGCATTTGGTCGCTTTATCCAAGGGTTAAATGGTCGATATATTACAGCAGAAGATGTGGGCACAACGGTAGAGGATATGGATATTGTATATGAGGAAACGGATTATGTAACAGGTGTATCTCCTGCTTTTGGTTCATCAGGCAATCCATCACCAGTCACAGCCTACGGTGTATACCGAGGAATTAAAGCAGCAGCAAAAGAAGCATTTGGAACAGATATGCTGGAAGGAAAAGTAGTAGCTGTTCAAGGTGTAGGAAATGTAGCGTATAATTTATGCCGTCACCTTCACGAAGAAGGAGCAAAACTTATTGTAACGGATATTAATAAAGAAGCTGTTCAGCGTGCGGTAGAAGAATTTGGTGCACAAGCAGTAGACCCGAACGATATTTATGGTGTAGAATGTGATATCTATGCTCCTTGTGCACTCGGAGCAACGATTAACGATGAAACGATCCCTCAAATAAAAGCAAAAGTTATTGCAGGGGCGGCTAATAATCAATTGAAAGAAACGCGTCACGGTGATTTAATTCATGAATTAGGCATTGTATATGCACCGGACTATGTTATTAACGCAGGAGGCGTTATTAACGTAGCTGATGAGCTAGTTGGATATAACCGTGAGCGTGCGCTGAAAAAAGTTGAAGGTATTTATGATAATATTGAAAAGGTAGTTGAAATCTCAAAGCGAGATGGCATTCCAACCTATCTAGCAGCAGATCGCTTAGCTGAAGAAAGAATTGAAAAGCTGCGTCGTTCACGCAGTCAATTTTTACAAAATGGACAGCATATTTTAAGTAGACGTCATACGCGCTAA
- a CDS encoding glycerophosphodiester phosphodiesterase — protein MFVIGHRGAAGTFPENTMISFKEAARVGAHGIELDVHMTKDGELAVIHDEKVDRTTNGKGYVKDFTYQDLQKLDASYKFKKKYGVCKIPTLNEVMEWASGEGISVNIELKNNIFDYPYLEMKVLDLIYLYKMKNRTMISSFNHNSLARIGSLDSTMETAILYSYPMYEPWVYAQHLGAKALHPNHRTVNEVNVAASKDCQIPVRPYTVNDVKLAEQLRKYGCESVITDYPEKMVKQFGGRFS, from the coding sequence ATGTTTGTAATTGGTCATCGCGGCGCAGCTGGAACGTTTCCTGAAAATACGATGATTTCCTTCAAAGAAGCAGCGAGAGTTGGAGCACACGGAATTGAACTTGATGTGCATATGACAAAAGATGGAGAACTTGCTGTAATTCATGACGAAAAAGTAGATCGAACGACAAATGGAAAAGGGTATGTAAAAGATTTTACGTATCAAGATTTACAAAAATTAGATGCGAGCTATAAGTTCAAAAAAAAGTACGGAGTATGCAAAATTCCCACGTTAAATGAAGTAATGGAGTGGGCTTCAGGCGAAGGAATTAGTGTAAATATTGAGTTGAAAAACAACATATTTGACTATCCATACTTGGAAATGAAAGTTTTAGATTTAATTTATTTATACAAGATGAAGAATCGAACGATGATTTCATCTTTTAATCATAACAGCTTAGCTCGAATAGGTTCTTTGGATTCTACAATGGAAACAGCCATTTTATACTCTTATCCAATGTATGAGCCTTGGGTATATGCGCAGCATCTTGGCGCAAAAGCTCTTCACCCTAATCACCGTACCGTGAATGAAGTAAATGTAGCCGCTTCAAAAGATTGTCAAATTCCAGTGCGACCTTATACAGTAAATGATGTAAAATTAGCTGAGCAGCTTCGGAAATATGGATGTGAATCCGTTATTACTGATTATCCGGAAAAAATGGTGAAGCAATTTGGGGGGCGCTTTTCGTAA
- the lpdA gene encoding dihydrolipoyl dehydrogenase translates to MAKEYDLVILGGGTGGYVAAIRASQLGLSVAVVEKNKLGGTCLHAGCIPSKALLRSAEVYQTTKKSSGFGVETSNVILNYARVQERKSEIVSQLHNGVKQLMKKGKIDVYEGIGRILGPSIFSPMPGTISVELNSGEENEMLIPKNVIVATGSRPRTLPGLTIDGEKVITSDEALKIETLPASIIIVGGGVIGIEWASMLTDFDVDVTVVEYSDRILPTEDQDISREMTKLLKAKGVTIITSAKVMADTLSIDGQVKISAQVGDDMQEYKAEKLLVSVGRQANVEGIGLENTDIVVENGVIATNDFYQTKESHIYAIGDVIGGLQLAHVASHEGIVAVEHLHGEKPLKIDYTTISKCLYSSPEAASVGLTEQEAKQQGFQLKVGKFPFKAVGKALVYGEAEGFVKIIADADTNDVLGVHMIGPHVTDMISEAGLAKVLDATPWEIAHTIHPHPSLSEAMGEASLAVDGKAIHF, encoded by the coding sequence GTGGCAAAAGAATATGATTTGGTCATTCTCGGCGGTGGAACTGGAGGGTACGTAGCAGCTATTCGTGCCTCTCAGTTAGGTCTATCGGTAGCGGTTGTGGAAAAAAATAAGTTAGGCGGCACATGCCTGCACGCAGGATGTATCCCAAGCAAAGCTTTGCTAAGAAGTGCAGAAGTATATCAAACCACTAAAAAAAGCAGTGGATTTGGCGTGGAAACGTCCAATGTGATATTGAACTATGCACGTGTACAAGAACGAAAGTCAGAAATTGTTTCACAGTTACATAATGGTGTCAAACAGTTAATGAAAAAAGGTAAAATTGACGTATATGAAGGAATTGGACGTATTTTAGGACCTTCTATTTTTTCTCCTATGCCAGGAACCATCTCCGTCGAATTAAACAGCGGTGAAGAAAATGAAATGCTTATTCCAAAGAATGTAATTGTCGCAACAGGTTCTCGTCCTAGAACATTACCTGGCTTAACGATTGACGGAGAGAAAGTGATTACTTCAGACGAAGCGTTAAAGATTGAAACACTTCCTGCTTCCATTATTATTGTAGGAGGCGGCGTCATCGGAATTGAATGGGCGTCAATGTTGACAGATTTTGATGTGGATGTAACGGTTGTTGAATACAGCGATCGTATTTTACCAACAGAAGATCAAGATATCTCTCGTGAAATGACCAAGCTTTTAAAAGCAAAAGGAGTTACCATTATTACTTCTGCTAAAGTAATGGCTGATACATTGTCTATTGATGGTCAGGTGAAAATTTCGGCTCAAGTAGGAGACGATATGCAAGAATATAAAGCGGAAAAGCTGCTTGTATCTGTAGGGCGTCAAGCAAATGTGGAAGGAATCGGTCTCGAGAATACCGATATCGTAGTAGAAAATGGTGTGATTGCCACAAATGATTTTTATCAAACAAAAGAATCTCATATCTACGCAATTGGAGATGTAATTGGTGGACTGCAGCTTGCACACGTAGCTTCTCATGAAGGAATTGTAGCTGTTGAGCATTTACATGGTGAAAAGCCTTTGAAAATTGATTATACAACAATCTCTAAATGTTTATACAGCAGCCCGGAAGCAGCAAGTGTAGGATTAACAGAACAAGAAGCAAAACAGCAAGGATTTCAGCTGAAGGTTGGAAAGTTTCCTTTTAAGGCCGTGGGAAAAGCTCTTGTATATGGAGAGGCAGAGGGATTTGTTAAAATTATTGCCGATGCCGACACAAATGATGTCCTTGGTGTGCATATGATTGGACCTCACGTGACGGATATGATCTCTGAAGCGGGTCTTGCAAAGGTATTGGATGCTACACCATGGGAAATTGCTCATACCATTCATCCTCACCCTAGCCTTTCAGAAGCGATGGGAGAAGCTTCATTAGCTGTAGATGGAAAAGCGATTCATTTTTGA
- a CDS encoding sigma-54 interaction domain-containing protein: MQNVLIVGGGKGGLAILKILLETEFMKVIGVVDVRANAPAVLHAQEQDISTGMNWEPYMTKQLDVIVETTGKQGVFQQLQRSKPADALVVPRLVAEIMANLMEEKEELIQRLKQESYKYDLIFNAAHDAMVVIDRNGYITLFNQSAERLTNFSHRDVIGKHLHEVIPNSKLVDVLHTKTIDQNSEFVLDSGRKVITTRIPILDENGELFGAFSIFKDITDVVGLAEEVTNLKEVQTMLQAIIQSSEEAISVVDEEGRGILINPAYTRITGLKKTDIIGQPATADISEGDSMHMKVLQTRRPVRGVRMRLGPSKRDVVVNVAPVIVDGKLKGSVGVIHDMSEIQELTNELKRARQIIRTLEAKYSFADIIGQSEEFQLAIEQARLAAKTPATVLLRGESGTGKELFAHAIHNASSRKFNKFVRINCAALSESLLESELFGYEEGAFSGAKRGGKRGVFEEANNGSIFLDEIGELSAHMQAKLLRVLQEKELIRVGGTTPIPVNVRVIAATNVNLEKGMADGSIRQDLYYRLNKIPIHIPPLRKRKEDIEALVTHLITKINQDYGRHVEGVTERALQSLRSYDWPGNVRELENILGRAIIYMHYTETRIDSVHLPSLEGKSKKEKSQVNEEVVFEGKTLAHMMENYEAELIQKVLFANEYNRTKTAKQLNISLRSLYYKLEKYNLANNSMQ; this comes from the coding sequence ATGCAAAATGTGTTGATAGTTGGAGGAGGCAAAGGCGGATTAGCTATTCTGAAAATCTTGTTGGAAACCGAATTTATGAAAGTAATTGGTGTGGTAGACGTACGAGCTAACGCGCCGGCTGTTTTGCATGCGCAAGAACAAGATATTTCAACCGGAATGAATTGGGAGCCTTATATGACAAAGCAGCTCGATGTCATTGTTGAAACAACAGGTAAACAAGGCGTCTTTCAACAATTGCAGAGAAGCAAACCAGCTGATGCACTGGTAGTGCCGAGATTGGTTGCTGAAATTATGGCAAATTTAATGGAGGAAAAAGAAGAGTTAATTCAGCGGTTAAAACAAGAATCGTATAAATATGATCTTATTTTTAACGCGGCTCATGATGCGATGGTCGTGATTGATAGGAATGGATATATTACGCTATTTAATCAAAGTGCCGAGCGTTTGACGAACTTTTCACACAGAGATGTAATTGGTAAGCATCTTCATGAAGTCATTCCAAATAGTAAACTTGTTGATGTTCTTCATACAAAAACGATTGATCAAAATAGTGAATTTGTGTTAGATAGCGGACGGAAGGTAATTACAACTAGAATACCAATACTCGACGAGAATGGAGAGTTGTTTGGGGCCTTTTCGATTTTTAAAGATATTACGGACGTTGTCGGATTGGCAGAAGAAGTTACGAACTTAAAAGAAGTACAAACCATGCTTCAAGCTATTATTCAATCTTCTGAGGAAGCTATTTCGGTTGTCGACGAAGAAGGAAGAGGGATTTTAATTAATCCTGCTTATACGAGAATTACGGGTTTAAAAAAGACGGATATTATTGGGCAGCCTGCGACTGCCGATATCTCTGAAGGAGACAGTATGCACATGAAGGTGCTGCAAACAAGGCGTCCCGTTCGAGGAGTAAGAATGAGGCTTGGTCCGAGTAAAAGAGACGTAGTTGTGAATGTTGCCCCCGTTATTGTCGATGGAAAATTAAAAGGTAGCGTTGGCGTTATTCATGATATGTCTGAAATTCAAGAGCTTACAAATGAACTCAAAAGAGCGCGTCAAATTATCCGAACGCTTGAAGCGAAATATTCATTTGCTGATATCATTGGTCAGTCTGAAGAGTTTCAGTTAGCAATTGAGCAGGCTAGACTTGCTGCTAAAACACCAGCTACTGTTTTGCTTAGAGGTGAATCTGGGACAGGTAAAGAGTTGTTTGCACATGCGATTCATAATGCGAGCAGCCGAAAGTTTAATAAATTTGTCCGGATTAACTGTGCTGCGCTTTCTGAGTCTTTGCTTGAAAGTGAACTTTTTGGTTATGAAGAAGGAGCTTTTTCCGGGGCAAAACGAGGCGGGAAACGAGGCGTTTTTGAAGAAGCCAATAACGGTAGCATCTTTTTAGATGAAATCGGGGAGCTCTCAGCTCATATGCAGGCTAAGTTGCTTCGGGTGCTTCAGGAAAAAGAGCTTATTCGCGTTGGGGGAACGACTCCTATTCCGGTGAATGTTCGCGTTATTGCAGCTACGAATGTGAATTTAGAAAAAGGAATGGCTGATGGAAGCATCAGACAGGACTTGTATTATCGGCTAAACAAAATTCCGATTCACATACCTCCTCTTCGGAAGAGAAAAGAGGATATTGAAGCGCTTGTTACACACTTAATTACAAAAATTAATCAAGATTACGGTCGGCATGTTGAAGGGGTAACAGAGCGGGCTTTACAATCATTAAGATCATACGACTGGCCAGGGAACGTCAGGGAGCTTGAAAATATATTAGGCAGAGCCATTATTTATATGCACTATACGGAAACAAGGATTGATTCTGTTCATCTCCCTTCACTTGAAGGCAAGAGCAAAAAAGAAAAAAGTCAGGTAAATGAGGAAGTAGTGTTCGAAGGGAAGACCTTAGCGCACATGATGGAAAACTATGAAGCGGAACTTATTCAAAAAGTGCTGTTTGCAAACGAATATAACCGAACGAAAACAGCAAAACAGCTTAATATTTCGCTTCGTTCCTTGTATTATAAGCTGGAAAAGTATAATCTTGCAAATAACAGCATGCAATAA
- a CDS encoding YycC family protein, with protein sequence MRPLQISPDTAVKLAEQLNIPLEQLMHMPQHILLQKLAELNASKDKKGSE encoded by the coding sequence ATGAGACCACTGCAAATTTCACCGGATACAGCCGTAAAATTAGCGGAACAATTAAATATCCCCCTCGAGCAATTAATGCATATGCCTCAGCATATTTTGCTGCAGAAACTTGCTGAATTAAATGCGAGCAAAGATAAAAAAGGATCTGAATAA
- the yqiS gene encoding phosphate butyryltransferase has protein sequence MTLATILSQVAKRSSLTVAVAAAEDLETIEAVYEAVSREVSEFILFGNETTINELFRQYRPSLLTHKAVTVVHTESVLEAAQLAVRSVQQGQAHIVMKGNLSTSLILKAVLNKEHGLRTGNVLSHVAVFDVPHYDRSILVTDAAMNITPSLEEKVQIIQNAVNVAHSIGIEVPKVAPIAAVEVVNPLMSATVEAALLTQMNRRGQIKGCVIDGPLALDNAINVEAAKQKGIQSEVAGQADILLVPAIETGNVLYKSLIYFAKAKVGAVLAGAKAPVVLTSRADSAESKLYSLALAISVAQQNS, from the coding sequence ATGACTCTTGCTACCATCTTATCTCAGGTTGCTAAGCGGTCTTCATTAACTGTTGCTGTTGCTGCAGCTGAAGACTTAGAAACAATTGAGGCAGTGTATGAAGCTGTGTCAAGGGAAGTTTCTGAATTTATTTTGTTTGGCAACGAAACGACAATTAATGAATTATTCAGGCAGTACCGCCCATCCTTACTTACTCATAAGGCTGTGACGGTCGTACATACGGAGTCTGTTTTAGAAGCGGCTCAATTAGCTGTGCGTTCAGTTCAGCAAGGTCAAGCGCATATCGTAATGAAAGGAAATTTATCCACATCGCTTATTTTAAAGGCTGTGTTAAATAAAGAGCATGGTCTGCGTACGGGCAATGTTTTATCACATGTAGCTGTGTTTGACGTTCCTCACTATGATCGCTCTATTCTTGTAACAGATGCGGCTATGAATATTACGCCGTCTCTTGAAGAGAAAGTTCAAATCATTCAAAATGCGGTAAACGTTGCTCACTCGATTGGGATAGAGGTACCAAAGGTAGCTCCTATTGCAGCGGTTGAAGTTGTGAACCCTTTGATGTCCGCAACAGTAGAGGCTGCACTTCTTACACAGATGAACCGCAGAGGACAAATTAAAGGCTGCGTTATTGATGGGCCTTTAGCACTCGATAATGCCATTAATGTAGAAGCAGCCAAGCAAAAAGGCATTCAAAGTGAAGTTGCCGGTCAAGCAGATATATTACTCGTTCCTGCGATTGAAACAGGGAACGTCCTATATAAATCCCTTATTTATTTTGCTAAAGCAAAAGTTGGAGCTGTTCTAGCGGGGGCTAAAGCTCCAGTCGTCTTAACATCAAGAGCAGATTCAGCAGAAAGTAAATTATACTCACTGGCGCTCGCTATCAGCGTCGCTCAACAGAATTCTTAG
- a CDS encoding DUF2627 domain-containing protein, which translates to MVRIIALLILLIPGILAGYGIKLMRDMIFGILQSPFPSLFLQFSVGLLLFVIGLGFVAGFILHRDRKRNKVQNRFQKDKKTSH; encoded by the coding sequence ATGGTTCGAATTATCGCCCTACTAATCTTACTTATTCCTGGTATACTCGCTGGCTATGGCATTAAACTTATGAGAGATATGATTTTTGGCATCCTGCAATCCCCGTTCCCTTCTTTATTTTTGCAATTTTCAGTCGGTCTTCTGTTATTTGTAATCGGCCTTGGATTTGTTGCTGGCTTTATTCTGCACAGAGACCGCAAGCGAAACAAAGTTCAAAACAGATTTCAAAAAGATAAAAAAACATCGCATTAA